atacctttagtatatttgttcaattttttatttcatttcactctctctccttgttctctctcataatactttctctctcctcattctatatcacactttctctctcaacatactttatctctcctcattttctctcatcacgcattctctaccattttctctctgtattctctgtCATCACACAatttctcctcattttctctctctttattctctcatttttctcatcatactttctttctcaacacactttctctctcattatactttttctcttctcaatttcttCTAtgctctctttcctcattttctctcattacactttctcttcattttttctcatcacactttctctcttattattctttctcatcatatgtttctctcacattcaactttctcttctatctaattttttctcttattttcctctaagggtaaaaaaggaaatttaggttaatttcgattgaaaatattcaactaaccaaacattatttttaataataatactcaaactcatacccattcccattccataatactataatACTCATTCTCATTTCGATTTCTAAGAGTGAACCAAGCGCCACCTTAGGCGCATTTAACTTTTTAATTTTGtcgaataaatatatttattttttattttatccctCCCAATAATAACCGATCaaattccattttctataatATTGGTTTTTCAAAAACAGAACATACTCCTTTAACTTTTATAGCTAAACACTTTGTTTGGTTGTACTTATTTGGGCAACATAACAACGCCAATTGAGTGAAAGGTAAGATACctctataattaaaaaaatatataaaatgagtTCTATACATGCGAGgaatgataaaaataaaaaatattagagaaaaagtttaaaattatgatttaataatataaaaattatgaagaataatataaaaatatatttagactatcaataaatatattaattaagggataaaaaagattaaaaaaaagatttgataaaatagaataaatttatttaaataatgataTAATGAAAGATTGAactcatggcataaaatgattcgattttttaaaaaataataattaaataggaCAAAATTACTCTCAGACAGAATAGACTAGTTTTAATAACTATAATTATTAATTACTTTTTGTACTCATAGTAACtaataataatgaattaataattaataatgttTTCCCTTTTAATAAATATTCTAACtataactaataataataataataataataataataataataataagttatTATAACGGTAGTTACCATTtactttttttataaataaaaaaatatctgtATTCACAGAGAAAAAagaactaaaattttaatttagtgaAAAAAAAAACCGCCTTATCAAATCAGTATTTGTCCCTACAAGATCAATAATACCGTGAGTTTAAATTTCTGTtgctgattaaaaaaaatattatatgtctcgttttcttgaaaaattaatCTAATATACAAGGTGATGATTAATTTAAGATTCTATTCGActtaatttttaatcttttagcaaccacttaaaatattaatttttcaacaAAATTAACACCAAAACTAAAGTATGACGTGGTCAACCATCCAACCAAAAATAACGCGGATTTTACAGATGATGAAATACATAGCAAGTTTAATGGAACTTCCAAATCGGACCCGATAAATTAAATATACGGTGCTTAAAAAAATGAAACTTCCAAACTAGACACTTCAAAAAGCCCCTAATCGGATGGATCAGATCCATCCCGACAAGAtcaataataaattaataatcaTCCACTGTCGACTCTGTTTCTTACCAACTCGATGGCCACTCTATTCCTACTCTCCGTGGAAAAAATGTTAAAGAAATATCGCAgcattttcataattaatttagaaGTTGAATTTGTGCTTGCAATTCTGtcatgaatatttttatttagatTTGCCAAATGCTGTCCGTCGGTCCTATCTAATTACCAACCAAAGCCAGAAGGCTTGTGTACTGTGCCACCACACGCAGTGGACAAAGATCATTGAATAACTTGTTTCTTGAAGCTTAAGCCACCAAAACATGTGATCAAGGGAAACAAAGCAAAATTAGGGAAGATTCCGAGCTGGTAGAATGACACGATCTCTCTCCAGACTtaaatctaaaatattttttcttcttttgtttatatagagaaaaaaaaattgttcagGAAAGGgcgtttatgtcatttgatactGTTGCCAGTTTCGTATAAACCAAACCTAGCTCTGTTCCTCCTCTTCCTGTGTCGTAGTGTTCCGATCATCATCATGTCAGACGATTGGTGGAAGTCTCTGCTGACGAGTTGCTGCGGCGGCGCCACCTCAGCGCGACCGGGGAAGCTCCGGAGCGGGACGGATTCGTGGGAGGACAGCAGCATTAGTACCACTAGCGGCGGTTTCTCGGCGGAGGACCTGTCGTTGACCCTCGCCGGCTCGAACCTGCACGCGTTCAGCATCGAGGAGCTGAGGGCCGCGACGAGGAGCTTCTCGGCGTCGAACTTCCTCGGATCCGGCGGGTTCGGGCCGGTCTACAGGGGGTTCGTGGACGGCAACATCCGGCGGGGGCTGCGCCCGCAGGAGGTCGCCGTCAAGTCGCTCGACTTGCACGGCCTGCAAGGCCACCGGGAGTGGCTGGTGAGctaatttatattatttatttattaaaaaaaaaagaaaacatcaAATCAAAACCGAATCAACCGAATTATCGTAAGCAAATCGCAGGCTGAGGTGATGATCCTGGGGCAGTTCAGACATCCGCATCTTGTGAAACTCATCGGCTATTGCTGCGAAGATGATCACAGGATGCTGGTCTACGAGTACATGCCGCGTGGAAGCTTAGAAAACCAtctttttaaaggtatttctatgTCTGTAGTTTGTCAATACTTAtatatctaattaattaattaattaattaattattgttgttgttaattatattatattgctGGCCGCAGGGCTGCTCGCTTCGTTGACATGGGAAAGAAGGTTGAAGATAGCAGTGGGGGCCGCCAAAGGCCTGGCCTTCCTGCACGATGCTGAGAAACCCGTCATCTACAGGGACATCAAAGCATCCAACATTTTAATTGACTCGGATTACACGGCGAAGCTGTCGGATTTCGGGCTGGCGAAGGATGGTCCGCAAGGCGATGAGTCTCACGTGAGCACGCGCGTGATGGGCACGCACGGCTACGCCGCGCCGGAGTACGTGTTAACTGGTAAGATTTTGGGTCGGCTTCCATTTGTCCCTTGAACGAAGGCAAATTAAATTGCTATAAATGATAAATCTCTCTCGGTATTCATCAGGCCACCTCACTGCTAAGAGCGACGTGTACAGCTTTGGCGTGGTGCTGCTGGAGCTGCTAGCCGGGAGACGCTGCGTGGATCAGAACCGGCCGAATCGGCAGGTGAATCTGGTGGATTGGGCCAAACCGTACCTCACCAGGCCTGACAAGTTAGGCCGAGTTATGGATCCGAGCCTCGATGGAGACTACTCCACCAAAGGGGCCCAGAAAGCCGCGGCGATAGCTTATCAGTGTCTCGACAATAAGCCCAAATTCAGGCCCGACATGAGAGTTGTGGTGGAGACGTTGGAGCCGCTCTTGAATCTAAATGACTTGCTCTTGGGTCCCTTTGTCTACGTGGCGCCAATAGATGACGAGAAAGAGAATGAGATGGACGATAAGCGTGTTTATGACCGCGATCAAAGACACAAGAAACAATTTCCAAACTCGATGATTCATTCCGATACCTTGATGCATAGAGATGGCAATACTTTGTACCGCTTTTCGCCTATGTATCGGTCTTCGTCACGGCAAATCCAGGAACGCGGAACTTGATTTGGTCGATCGGATGGCCGTTCCAAATCTGTACAGATTATAGATGAGGCACATTTGATACTGTGTGAGATTGTAAAGGAATCCTTGAAATTTTGATATATGTTTTCGTTTGTGACTGTTTGAAAGTCATGCTTGAAATTCAACATTAGAAACCATAAAAAAAGAACCTGTGAGAGACTGTTGAACAATACAAGGCTCAGCCAATCACCAAACAGCTAAATCATAATTATCGAAAGGCATTCCAGATGGTTTGATTAAATAAAGCATTGTCGAACATGAGGAGGGCGATAACACCCACATCTGATTTCTTTTTTCATTGCATTTCTTACCAGCTTACAGTTTCACAAGTTCATAATATTGTAATGGTTTCCTTTCAAATAGTCTATTCTCTGCACTGTACAATCTCAAACTACCATCAAGATGAGTAGATTTTTCATAAAATGCAGGTGAACTGCCCCCTCGAAAGCTGAAGC
This window of the Zingiber officinale cultivar Zhangliang chromosome 3B, Zo_v1.1, whole genome shotgun sequence genome carries:
- the LOC122056334 gene encoding serine/threonine-protein kinase RIPK-like, which produces MSDDWWKSLLTSCCGGATSARPGKLRSGTDSWEDSSISTTSGGFSAEDLSLTLAGSNLHAFSIEELRAATRSFSASNFLGSGGFGPVYRGFVDGNIRRGLRPQEVAVKSLDLHGLQGHREWLAEVMILGQFRHPHLVKLIGYCCEDDHRMLVYEYMPRGSLENHLFKGLLASLTWERRLKIAVGAAKGLAFLHDAEKPVIYRDIKASNILIDSDYTAKLSDFGLAKDGPQGDESHVSTRVMGTHGYAAPEYVLTGHLTAKSDVYSFGVVLLELLAGRRCVDQNRPNRQVNLVDWAKPYLTRPDKLGRVMDPSLDGDYSTKGAQKAAAIAYQCLDNKPKFRPDMRVVVETLEPLLNLNDLLLGPFVYVAPIDDEKENEMDDKRVYDRDQRHKKQFPNSMIHSDTLMHRDGNTLYRFSPMYRSSSRQIQERGT